TGTATTATTTGTTTGGTTTAATTCGATGTTtgtatttgataaatattgtatattttAGTATCTAAAGGTAAATAATgttaatttttgtatttaattCGAGTTTTAGAGTTGATCgatggaatttaattattaatattattatgtttgaattttgatgattttgttaatagaaaaattaattttaatagtgGATTTGTTAAATTATTTGCTTGTATTTTTTGGTTAAACTATGCTAAGTCGCTTTACTTTTTCAACATCCGaaatttagttattttactttatttttaagattttagtctctttgtttttatatttcaaaattcaagtcgATTGCTAGTAACATTAAAATTATTCTTCTGTAGAATTTTGAATAAAAAACACTCAGTCTATAGTCATATAATAAAAATATCGACTTTGAATAGAAACTAAATTTAACATATTAACAATTAGatttgtattttaaaattcttcaaAATAAAAGTAGAAAGATTAAGTCTCAAATGTTTAAAGAGTACAGGGACTTGGAGTAGATTTTAACATTTATTTACAAGAATTGAAATTAAGATTGCATCACCTTCTCTAATTACAAAATCTACCTTGTTTTTCAAAACTTTTTGCATTCTAATCCTCCATCTTTACTAAATTGTATTTTGGTTTCAAAAATTTCGATTCTAAATTTTAATCTTAACTGTGAATAAATAATGCAAATTTTGACTCAAAGAATACAACTTgttttttgaaaattataaataaatttatacataAACATTCAGACGTGGAAATAGTTACCCAAAATGGATAAGAATAGCATTTTTTTTTAACCcagacattttttttttcaattattgaAGTAGGTCCACAATCGCATTATTACTGCCtctagaaaataaaaattaaagtgaattttgggttttaacttttttaataaattttaaaattatacgtTAACtttgattcaatatgtaatttgATGCACAAATTCACAGGCAAAACTGAGGGTTGGCAGTGTTCCAGCTcctctaaaatggaaaattttaaattaataaatataaaattacattttactctcctaaaatgataaaaatttaatttaatctttcaaaatttataaagatagatactattaaaatagtgaaattgtatttttactatcgtaaaaattacaacTTAATTTTGACCCCTCTAAAAAATATTTCTGGCTTCGCCcttacatgaactttaatttaatataattatacaaatgaaattttaattgtggTTCAAGTACGTTTTTTtacagaatttttttttttgatttattCATTTTCTGACAAAACTAAAATGATGTTTTTCTTCTCTAAAACTAAAGACAAGTATTTCACCGCAGacaaattactaaattttattttggtaaaaactttttaatttttaaagcacAAAGTTTTATTTATAAGCACAATCAagaaggattttttttttaatctcaaGATTGTTTATTGAGATCTTATTTCTCAAAAATATTATCTGCAAAATCCCAACATGCATAATTTTCTTTTTCCAATAATTTCTTCCCTCAGTTAattcagaaaatattttaaaaataaaaaataaatttaaatatttgtaatCTCCCACAGTACAAATAATGTTGGTTGGAATTAGATCAAATCGATTCAGATAAAGATATTGAATTGAACCAAAGTAAACTATTCGAAACtaataaaaaagggaaattggGACAAAAAAATCAATGATTGAACCGGttcataaatttttattatttttaataatttatttaattattttaaattgacaATCAAATTGGTTGAATTAAAAATTAGTGGAGTGACCAGTTTCATCATTTATCTgatttttaaaacatttatttttttaaagcaATTTAAAAAAATCTTAAAGCTGACAAATGGGGATTTATTATTGGACTAATCTTAAACTTTTCTTTTTTCTGGTGGTGTGTACTGAAAATAATGAGCCTTAATCCACAATTTTCCTTCAACCTacctttatatatataatatgaattaAAGTAAATGTAAAGCTACCATAGGGCTTTTGACAATCAAAGCTAAGTCCTAATTGCCATAATTTTCATAGTTTAGTAATGCAAATGGACCAATAAAAAATTTATACCCAATTATTCCaattgatatttaaaaataaaataaggggcagatattaaattttgaattaaatttattGGATGTTATTTCTTAAAATAGTATTTCTCGACAAGACGAGTTAAATTTTTGACTTGAAAAGATCCAATATTAGATAAGAACCATATGATACGTAAGTTTATGAATTTGTTGAGGGAAGGTCCGTTCTTTTCGGAGAAATATTCAAAATGTCGTTCCTTTGGAACTAATAAATCCCTTAACAAGTTGGTATTATCCTCAAGTCAAGTATCTTCTGACTTTACAAAGAGCCCGAGTACTTTAATAGGTTGCCTAAAGAGACGATGGTTCATGAGTGACAACACCTCGTCACAAGACAATAACCTACCAAAGAAATCGTGGCCACTTTACCTATGGTAGAGTTCGAATCCCCAACCTAATGAGTCCCTTGAGGGGAGGCATGGTACCACTTGGTCTAGCTTGGTAGACACCGCTCTCCTAATGAGATACTCTTATTTTATACCTTTCAAGATCCTTTTAAGTTTTTGATAGAATTAAAAAAAGAATTCAAGCTCAATCTTAGAATAAAATCAACCCACAAAAGGACCTGTCAATTTCAAATTTACGACACTTCAAAAAAAATTCCCGAAAGTCAAAAActcattaaatttgaatatttattttaacaaatTTACTTGCAAAATGGAGTATGAAAGCTAAAGACTGAATATTGCATAATCAAACACATAATTTACATGCAGCAGCCTAATTACCTTGGAAtatcgaggaagaatttgtaatTGTAGAGATTCCAACTTCAAAAATCTAAGAACATGCTAAAATTTGATCATAGAAACATGTAAAATTAAGGAGTTTATTATGGTGATTGAATCCATTGAAGAGGACCGATCCTTAAATTAAACCATAACTAACTGCTGTCGAGCTTCGACCCTCAATTCTTCCTTCATCTTTCTAATAAATTCATCAAACCTTTTGTTCAGCTCATCTGTACTTTCAGTGCTTTCTCCAACAAAAACACCATTTTTCATCAAAGGATCCAAACCCCATTTTTCACCTTCGTCTTCTTCCTCTTGCAGGCTGCAGTTTTGAGTTTCGATTTCAACTTCTGCTGCTGCTGTTTCTTCCATTAAAGCACTGTTTTCTATTGCTTCATCTTTCTGCGACAGCGGTGTTTTGGGCTGGTCCAAGACAAGTGACTCAACTGTATGGGGAATATCTtcatcttcatcatcatcatcatcaagaaCACTGAGATTATTATTGTACTTTGATGAACTGATAGATCCTGAGAATTTTGCTAGAAAAACAAGCAGGCCATTGCAGAGAAGGAACATGTAGCTCTTATCTATATTATGACTAAATAATTGGAAAGGAAGTGTATTGTGGAAATTGAAGCTAAAACAACGGAGCAAAGAAAGCCAACATGAATGAGACAACAAAAGGGAAAAAACAGAAACCGAAAGGATCAAATGAGGAAATTTCCCATgaaactgagttttcataaattgAACCAAAGATTTCTGTTTCTTGTTTTCTCTTTGATCCATTTTGTGAACCTCTCTTTTGGGTGTTTGATCTTGAAATGGCTTGAAATTTAGAAAGGAATGATTTTGAGTATTGAAACTAAGAACTCCATACTCTTTTTTTATAGAGGGactaaatctaaataaaaatgacTTCAACTTCATGGAAATATGGGATTGAttacccccccccccccaaaaaaaaaatatcccttgtttgcatgcaaataattaGCAAGATTGAACTTTAAATTCAAGCATTGAGGCAAGCAAAGCCAGCCTTTTAAGAATCTATGTGATGTGGATGCAATTCAATGTTGCCATTTGGAAACTGGGGATTTGACATTTTACATTAACTTGATAATTTGAAACTTTGTTGTTGTCAACTATTTAGGTAATCTTCACTGATTTGAGGTTGATGGCTTTGATACATTATTGGGATTTAGGTTAGgggtttttgaaaaattaattagtaTTCGAAAATAATTGAGGGAGTAAAATAACgttttaaaagtaataaaaatagcTCAATTGACATCATCGTTGTTGTCGGTATAAGAAGATATTAGTTTAAATGCGCTAAAATACATTATCCTGATTGATGAGGTACTATGGGTAGTTCTAAGTATTATATTAAAAAACAAAAGTTTTGAATCATGATGCTATACTCAtgtcaaagaaaaaaatttgaaagataATATACACAATCGACACATGCATTGGAAATACAAATAAACTTAGTGGCGAATCTAGAGGTTGGTAGGAGCCCCTATCACCCCTAAGAcaggaaaattttttatttagacttttttatagtttataaaattttaaattagtaataataaaattatacattaatctctaaaaataataaaaatttaatttatcctttaaaaataataaatatataagttattaaactaataaatttatatttttattatagtaaaaatatttaatttaattccgCTCAAAAAAATTTTCTACCATAACGTTTAAAGCATTAAAATTACTGATGAATTGGGAAGTGGTTCCAGCAGCGGATGATATGGAGGAAGGCTTAGATGCCTCCGGTTAAAGCATTAAACTGGCTGCCGACTCTTTCAAGATATGGTTTTTAACGGCAATCTGTCTGACTTAGGTTACAAGGGACCCAACTTCACTTGGAGGAGAGGGGGACTCCTTGAGCAGCTTCGTCGTGCTCTTTGTAACGTTCAATGGGAGTGCAAGTTCTCAGGTCCGACTGTTTTACACCTTCAAAAAATTAAATCTGATCACATACCCTTGTTAATTACATTAGGGAATAAGGAGGTTGTAGAGGTATTTAGGGTGAGTAAAAATCGGTTTAactcgaaaaaataaaaaaatcgaaTTTGGAGTTAACCAAATCAAGTTATTTGAGTTATTTggtgtttttttttgtttaaactgagttttgaatttgagttgagtcgagttaaattttacaattcgaataactcaaataacATATTGTTATAAATACACTTTTAGTCattgttaattttgaaaatgaataaattagcctcttaacaaaattacaaaaatattttttaaaaaatattaaaataatctaaaataataattttaagacctaaataaataaattaattattgaagtttatcatattaaaatattttttccttCTTATTTTGCTTTAAAAGTGTTTTCGAAATATATGATTTCAAATTTATGTTCTCTAACATAGAATTAATCATAttgtaacaaaattttaattttacatatttaatttaACTCGTATAATTTCATTTGGTTTAACTCAACTCGAATTTCATTTAACTCGATATGATTCGAAAATTTACAAATCAAGTTAGGATGATACAATGAGACCCGTTAACTctattaattcaaaacttttcattcgattcgatcgaatactcacccaTCAATACATTAGACCTTTTCGTTATTTTACCTAGTGACTAGCACATGAGAATTTGGTGATTTAGTGCAAAATGAGTGGAATTCTTTGGATTCTTTAGCTAAATTGATTAACAAAAACAGTTAAAATTTGGAATAGAGAAGTCTATGGTAATATCATCGATCACAAGAAGAAGCTAATGGTTGGTGTCACAATTCACGTATACTTCATGTGAACATAACATTATTTATCTTTTATGACatcttaataaataatttaaaattataaaattatttttaaactattttcaTGACATGTGGACTGTCATACAAGttattatgttaaaattttaatgttttagtcaaTAGGGATGATAACTATTCAATGCAatcggaatttttttttttgaactatcTATTATATTTTGGTTCATTCACTTTagttctaaaattttctatattaattttttgttttaatcTTCTGGTCACCCAACTACCACCAATTTTGATTAGTTCTCAATTTAATTTGGtcctttaattaataaaaattgtaTTTTAGTTCTCAATTTaattctcaaaatttacaaatagtCTCAATTTAACGAAAATAGATTCAAAAACACAATTTTGATTagttaaattactaaattaaaaaaatagttaggtgactaaaaaaaaaagagcaatagttaagtgaccaaatttaaaaatttaaaatattgatagttaggtaactaaaaaataaaaaagataataGTTGAGTGACCTGCAAAGTAATTTACCCAAAAAGTTGTAATAATTTCTAAATTATGCCCGACCGACAGAAAATCCAACCAACTTTCATTTATAGTCCAAATGtaaattttcacaaatttgtTTCTTTCTAAAGACTTTTATTGCTTGCTTTATTTACACGCTTTATTATAGCATCAAAGCTTTCTTTCTATTTTATCATTTTGGTGAGTACACGAAGTTCAATTCTCAACCTAACAACAAATCATAAAAAGGAACTTCACCTAATATGGATGGTTTAAGCAATTATTCTCAAAAGTGTGATATCGagtgatttttgaaatttaaatttcgatatttataattaatttttaatttttaaacttgTTAGAACAGTTTTTTAGTTAGTCGCCTCCTTAGTCAGTTCATCTTCTTCTTATCATAGATGATTAGAGTTGGGAGGAAACAGGTTTTCTGATGAAGAAGTACATAAAAGTCCAGTGTCTAGAGAATTAACCCCCTTCAAGAGGGTATTTAGAAATGTGTATAAGAGGATTTTTCCCAGTTAGATTTCGAATCGGGTtaagatttattttattataattctaTAAGAATTTACTCAATAAATTTTCGAGTTAAAACTTATGTAGTAAACCCCTAATTACATGTTGCACACATGTAACTTTATTTCAAAAGAGTCATTTTATAACTCTTATTCGACGAGGTGGAGGATAATTTGTTATAgagttataataaatatatattaacctGACCTGAAAAAGACCCCTTATGCACATTTCTAAATACCCTCTTGAGGGGGGTTGCCCTCCAAACACTAGAATTTTACCTACTTCTTCATCAGAAAATCTGCATCCTCCCAACTCTAATCATCTATGACAAGAAGAAGATGAACTGACTAACAGGGTGACCAACTAAAATTTGTTCTAACAAAACTATTTAATTTTATTGGATATTCCCAAATTATGCTCACATTGTAAATTGGTcgttaaactttaaaacattttggttaTATCCCTAAAATATCAATTTCATATCAACTAGATCTTTTTGTTAACCTAACCATTAGCTTCAGAGTTAAATGTTAGCTGAAATCTAACCTTGAACATATTTAAGCATGTGCACCTACAGCATGGACTGCTTGAACCCGATAATTTATTCTTTAAcaagttaaattaaaattatctatataataaatattcatatatttataatCTAATTcttgtatttaaaatatattttgagTCAAATCTAAACTAATATTTAATGCTTAAATTATTTAACACTAATTCATAATTTCTCTGTATATTGTTGTATGTGATCATTATCTTGTTCTTAAACTATCTAGaaatcatttttaattaattactagCACTAATTCATAATTTGTTTGGAACCAATAATTTGTCCAATGGTGGTTAAGTAGTTAGCatttggattttaaaaataaaaataaaattgtttaaatatttatggaggtGTGTAAGAGATATTAATTTTATGTTGGGCAAGTAGATTCTTtcctatttaatttattatttaataataaccatttttaaaattaattataaaatatatataaatattattttaaaaatatttaattacctTCTAATAATGAAATAAGACATTAAACTTATGTATAAACCCTCTTTATAGAAATCACTCATTTGTTGCAtaattgatttttatattttatttttatcctttTGAATAACTTTTCACTTGTAATTGTGACAaccataaattatgaaatatacTCTTTTCTTTTTGTTGAGTTAGTTATCTataacaaactttcaatcaaattttaatgaaattattttattcctaaataaaataataaattttaattaaaatattatttcaataaaaaattaaaattattcataaaataATCTACCAAACACATTTtattaaagaaaataattttcaataaataaaattacattgATAAATTTTGTTAAAGATGTGATCCAAATCTCAATAATTAACATTATTgataaattatcattttaaagaATATTATTAATATACTATACTTGTTAACTcgaaatttaaaaatagatatcTAAATATCAAATGTTATTATAAGTGTAACAACAAAAATCTTGGTAAATAAATGAAACTATCATGGAAAATGTTAATTgtttaaatcaataataaaaatcataaatcttaGTTTGAGAAGACACGACTTTAGAGAAAATTTGTTCCTTTTAGGAAAGAAAAAGTTCGAGtactttcttttaaattataaatatatttacgaATACAAATACAAGTACACTTATAAATAATACACATCTAAATATTaataactaaaattaattattaactgATAATCAAATTACATTCCaaccaaaataaatttttttaaattaacacCAAACATTACATAGAATTAAGCAACCAAGCATTAGAAGACTTTGCTCATCAATCAAgagataattaattattattatataacacAACACTCTTTGAAAATAATTTCTTATGGTTGTTCATTCTTTCAAGCAAAGAGGAAAGCTAGCTTATTTCCTGTTGTAGTAGACTTATTAATTAATcattaattgaaaatttaagattttttatttataaataaacatTACAAAAGTAATATTTTGTGTGATTATTGAATTACATATggataattatttgatatatcgcttgcaaattttttaaaattttacgaaTAAATTAAGAATGTGACAAGTatcatatttatttatgtattttattttattttattttttactacGTCCTATAATATACTTGTCAATCCCTTAATCcgtttgtaaaattttaaaacccacAGGTGATGTATGGAATAATTCTCCATTATACAATATATTATAAAAGTTGCAAGTATAATTTAAGAACACATGTCCTATTTATTCTACAAGTGGATTAAAATTTTGCCACatgcattttttttaaattttaaatacaatttaagaaTATAGAGCAAAATCTCAATTCTGTTTGTGGAGTTAAAACTTTTCACCGTAAATGTATCAAATAATACCCTATGATTAAAAAATgttttatgtaattaaagctcaTGAAAAGCTCACACTAGAACACCTGGGCAAACTATGAATAATACCGGTACAATTCAGAGGATCAGAATTTGAAAGCCACATAAAGTTGTAAGTAGACGTTGAGTTAtctactcaaatttaaaactgtCTGAAATTTGAGAAGGTTTGAGTAAAAAATTAAGCTCATTTAAAACATGGGTTAATTTTGAACTTGAATATTCAAGGTTCCAGCCTGACCCAActcattttctaattttataatataatatattatgtaacttataacacataaaaaaaaATCCTATAGTAATAAATAATGTTACAATGTAAACATTATAAAAATGTTAAGTTATCTATCgtaaaattttaataatctaaagaattattaaattttaaattaaaaataatatatttctttaaaattaaaaaataaaatgaacggCCCTAAAATAGGTTTGGGTTAACCATTTACAAATATGGGTGagatcaaaacaaaattttagatcCATATGTCGGGCTTGGTCAGACTTGGATAAGCATAAAGTATGTTATAACATGCTTAAACCCGACTCGACCCACGAACACCTCTAACTGTAAGCATAGGTTAAATAATG
Above is a genomic segment from Gossypium arboreum isolate Shixiya-1 chromosome 8, ASM2569848v2, whole genome shotgun sequence containing:
- the LOC108469474 gene encoding uncharacterized protein LOC108469474; translated protein: MKLKSFLFRFSPSIKKEYGVLSFNTQNHSFLNFKPFQDQTPKREVHKMDQRENKKQKSLVQFMKTQFHGKFPHLILSVSVFSLLLSHSCWLSLLRCFSFNFHNTLPFQLFSHNIDKSYMFLLCNGLLVFLAKFSGSISSSKYNNNLSVLDDDDDEDEDIPHTVESLVLDQPKTPLSQKDEAIENSALMEETAAAEVEIETQNCSLQEEEDEGEKWGLDPLMKNGVFVGESTESTDELNKRFDEFIRKMKEELRVEARQQLVMV